The DNA region TTGAAAAAGTCAATCAGAATTTAACTTTTCCTTTGGGATGGACTAATGCTCATAATCGTTATGGCAATCCGAAATTCATCAGAACAGATGGCTTAGCAGTTGATTTTGTTCCGTTGAACAATATTAGTTCAATTCTTAGAAGAAAAGTAGAGCCGACAATATATAATTTTCTTACTGGAACTCCGCTTACGATTCAATCAATTGCATATGATGTTAAGAATAATCGCGTTATTGGCTCAATAGGAATCAAAGCTCTTCAGAGCAAGACCATTTCAATAAATGATGCGGAACAGGCAAAAATTTATGCAAACAAAAAAGAAAGGGCAATAGAAGAAATCATTCAAGAAAAGGCAAAAGAATTGGGGTTTTACATCAACAACTCCTGACCCACGTACCTCAAATTCGTCTCTGTTCAGATGCTCAAAAAGCCTTATACTGCTTGCATTAGCAAAGTTCAAGCCTGAGACACGCCGCCAAAATTTTTTATATAGAAATCGAGATAACTAAAAAATTGTTTTTATGGAAAAAATTAGAAACAAGGAAAATAAGGATAGAGAACCGGATGCAGTTAAATTAAAAGAGTTGATTGAAAATGATCCGCGTACAATGTCTTTAACTGCGGGACAGATGGCTCTGCGAGAAATAGAGGATGGGAATATGCATTCAGCATTAGCGCGACTTAGGACTGAACTTGATAAGCTTTATATTACTAATAGAGAATTGTATGATTATATTCTTTCATTTGAAAACCTAGACCGAGACACCTAAATTTGATAAATGAAATAGGTCTAAAAAATCCCTCAATGGCCTCGTTGGTTTAAGTCCTAGACCGAGACACAGCCAGTTAGGATTGGGTTATTTAAATAATGAAAAACAGAAATATTCTAAAAATCTTTTTCCAAGGCCTTGCCCTAATGAGCATTATTGCGGCAACGTTTTATCTGGCTCATTTCGCCAAAGGGAGCGGGGCGATGCGGGAAGTAGTTGCGTTTTATGGATACTGGGGCATTGCGGTTATTTCCTTTATCAGCGGATTTAATCTTACCATTCCCGTGCCGGCAGCCACATTTATGCCGCTTTTTCTGGAATTAGGGCTCAATTTCTGGTTCTCTATTTTTATCATTGTGGCGGGAGTTACCGCCGCGGATTTTATAGGGTACTTTCTTGGGAAATTCGGACGACATCTTGCAGTGTATTCAGCAAACGGGAAAATTGTTTCCCGGCTTGAGCACATACGGGAACGGTATCGGTGGGGACCGATCGTGGCGCTATTTTTCTTTGCTTCTCTGACGCCGCTTCCCAATGAAATACTGCTTATTCCGCTTGGGTTTTTAGGATATCGTTTTTCCCGTCTACTGCCCGTTGTTATTTCCGGAAACTTTTTATTTAATGTTATTTACAGCGCGAGTGTAGTCGAAATATTTCGACTGTTATAAAAGAAGTGAAGGCGGAAGAGACCGATACTTCTATATAAAAAATCCCGGGTAATGGGATTTTTGTAATTAATAATTTAGATAAATCTATTATGGACAATGAAAGCCGATAATAAATTCTTGCATCGCTCTTTCCAGTTCTTTTTCAGTCTTGAAACGGCCCTTTCCGACTTCGCCGTGCGCCTTTACAAAAACATTTCTTAATTCAAAATAATGGCCCTTATCGGTATTATTACCAATAACGGCATTTATCTGTTCTCTGAATTGATTGACTCCTTTTGGGAGAACAATAAACCCGAGCAAATCATTTGATGGGTCTCTTACCCGTATCGGAACGTTACCCGTCGCTTCCATCACCATATTGAAATGTTTTTTTAATTCTTTTGCGTTATATGTTCTGATTACAGGAGACACAATCCCGATCGCGCGATTTTCCATTCCTTCTTCTGCGCTCGCCACATGAAAATCTTCAATATGTTTGGCCTTATCATCAATGCAGAAAACATGATAATCGGGATCTTTTTGGAGCGACTTAAGAATAATTCTATACGATTCTTTTTTGCTCTGATGCCCTATAAAAAGCATCCATCTGACTTTCAGTTGCCAGGCAAGACAAAATATCTGGACTCTCATTGCAAGTGTGCTTGAGCGAGCAGTAACGATATCCTGGCTAAAAAATTCTTGTGGAAAATTCGGTCTCACCGGAGCGTTATGGGCGATTCCTAAAAGCCATGGGCCTATTCCCGGGCACTCGGAAAGCAAGCGTTCTTCGTACTCAAAAAATTTCTTAAGGTCAAAGTTTATAACCGCGAATACTTCATCACTTCTATTATCCGCTAAAACGCCGTCAAAATCCCAAATAACATGTACCTTTTTGCCATTTTGTAAAAGTTCTTTTATTTTTTTAATGGCATCAAGAACAAGATTGTAGGCATTTTGAATCTCTTTCTCTGTGCTTTTCCGCATCTTATCTCCTCACATTCTTGTCATATTCTTGATTTTAACTTTGTTCATATTTAAACACCATATTTCATTTTATACAAGTATAAATGTTATGCTTTACCTATTACTATGCAAAACATTATTACCCTAGAAGATTTTAAAAAATTAGACATTAAGATCGGTAAAGTTGTTTCCGCAGAAAAAATTCCTGATTCCGACAAACTCATTAAATTTATTTTTGACGTTGGCAATCAGCAAAGGCAAATAATTGCCGGAATAGCGGAATTTTTTCCCGACACGGCTGTATTGATAGGAAAAGAAATGCCCATTCTTCTAAATCTTGAACCGAAAAGATTCAGAGGCAACGCCAGTGAAGGGATGATAATAGCGGTTGATGTTGACGGGCGGCCCGTTTTTCTCCATCCCGAGGAAAAAGTGCCGCCGGGCAGTACCGTAAGGTAGGGATTTTTCTTTTGACATCACGACTTTGACTGTGGTAATTTAAGTCAACTACAGAATATTTTTCTTTTACAAAATAATTCCGGAGAGGAAATGCAAATCTCAATAGAGAAATTAGAAGAGCTTTTACCAACTATTTGTAGCCCAGAGACTTCATCCGATCCAAAAAAATGGACGCGAAATGATCCGCTTTGGGGGCATTGCGCCGTACAGCACCGGTAAAGATTTTTCCGCTCCTCAATTTCAAGGTAAAAAACTGATACTAACCGCTTTTGAAACGGCCTTTGGCCGTTTTTGTTTCATTTATATATATTGTCTTCGTCCTCAATTCCTTGCTATAGCAAGGAATTGAGGATAATACGTTGGCAATATAAACAATACAAACTAAGATACTCTAAAAAGTAATTATTGGAAAATATAAATAGATATTGGTAAAATGAAGCATATGTTAAAAAATAAAATGAAAAAATCCATAAATCATGAAAAAATGCTGGTGCCGGCAAAAAAATTGCCGATCGCTCCTCATCCGCGCGATTGGCGGCATTCTTTCCACTGGCGGATTTTTAGGATTATGGCCGAATTCGTTGATGGCTTCCAATTCTTGTCGGATTTTAAAAAAACCGTAACTTTATTTGGTTCCGCCACATTTAACGAAACCAATCATTGGTACAAGGTAGCGCGCGACTTGGCGCAAATGTTAAGCCAAGCCGGTTATTCGGTTGTCACCGGCGGAGGCCCCGGAATAATGGAAGCCGGCAATCGCGGCGCCGTTGAAGGCAAAAATGGCGACTCCATTGGTCTGAACATCCAGTTACCCTATGAACAAAGAACAAACCGTTATGTTGAAAAGGGGCACGGTTTTTACTATTTTTTCACCAGAAAAGTCATGATGTCTTTTTCGGCCCAGGCCTATGTGTTTTTTCCCGGCGGCTACGGCACGCTTGACGAGGCTTTTGAACTTTTGGTGCTGATTCAGACAAAAAAGATTTCCGGAAAAATTCCTGTAATCTTTGTCGGCCAGGAATTCTGGTGCGATATGGACAGCTGGCTTAGAAAAACCCTTCTAAAGGAATATCAAACAATCGACCCGGAAGATCTAAAAATTTATACCATTGTTGAT from Parcubacteria group bacterium includes:
- a CDS encoding 5'-nucleotidase, translating into MRKSTEKEIQNAYNLVLDAIKKIKELLQNGKKVHVIWDFDGVLADNRSDEVFAVINFDLKKFFEYEERLLSECPGIGPWLLGIAHNAPVRPNFPQEFFSQDIVTARSSTLAMRVQIFCLAWQLKVRWMLFIGHQSKKESYRIILKSLQKDPDYHVFCIDDKAKHIEDFHVASAEEGMENRAIGIVSPVIRTYNAKELKKHFNMVMEATGNVPIRVRDPSNDLLGFIVLPKGVNQFREQINAVIGNNTDKGHYFELRNVFVKAHGEVGKGRFKTEKELERAMQEFIIGFHCP
- a CDS encoding methionine--tRNA ligase; translation: MQNIITLEDFKKLDIKIGKVVSAEKIPDSDKLIKFIFDVGNQQRQIIAGIAEFFPDTAVLIGKEMPILLNLEPKRFRGNASEGMIIAVDVDGRPVFLHPEEKVPPGSTVR
- a CDS encoding TIGR00730 family Rossman fold protein, whose amino-acid sequence is MKKSINHEKMLVPAKKLPIAPHPRDWRHSFHWRIFRIMAEFVDGFQFLSDFKKTVTLFGSATFNETNHWYKVARDLAQMLSQAGYSVVTGGGPGIMEAGNRGAVEGKNGDSIGLNIQLPYEQRTNRYVEKGHGFYYFFTRKVMMSFSAQAYVFFPGGYGTLDEAFELLVLIQTKKISGKIPVIFVGQEFWCDMDSWLRKTLLKEYQTIDPEDLKIYTIVDTAKEAFDIIRKTKPREEFK